In Cytophagia bacterium CHB2, the DNA window CCCAAATATTTCACGGCTTTGCCAAGCAAATTGCCGGCTTCAATATTGGGTACGACCATGACCTCGGCATGCCCGGCAACCGGTGAGACAATTCCTTTTGCTTGCGCGGCAGATTCCAACAAAGCATTGTCCAGCGCCAACGGCCCAAAAACTTCACATTCACCCAACTCGCCTTTCGCCGCCAAGTTAGACAATGCCTGCGCCTCAATGGTTGACGGAACCGCCTCGGTTACGGCTTCTGTTGCACTCATCAGGGCAATGTGCGGGCGCGCAAAACCCAGCGCGTGCATCACCAGAACGGCGTTTTGAATGATCTGTTTCTTCTGCGCAAGTGTGGGCAACACGTTGATGCCGCCGTCTGTGATGCCCACGAGACGGCGTACGCCGGAAAGCATGTCTTCGTAAAGCAAGACATCGCTCAACAGGCGGCCGGTGCGCAGGCCGCTTTGTTTGTCAAGCACGGCATGCAAAAGTTGATCAGTGCGCAAATGGCCTTTGAGCAGCATATCGGCCTCACCGTTGCGGCAAAGCGCAACCGCGGTTTGCGCTGCAGCCCGAGCATCTGGCGCCGGCACAAAAACAGCGTGGCGCAATGACGAGCTTTCTGCCACATGCGCCAGCTTTTCGCGAATCCGCGCTTCTTCGCCAATCAGTACCGGAGTCGCAATCTGCAATGCCGCTGCTTGCGCGAGCGCCGACAACGCGACTTCATCATCAGCCATAACCACAGCCACACGTTTCGGGCCGTGTTGTTGCGCCTGTTGTCGAAGCTCAGAAAAGTTTGCAAGGATCATTTTTTCTCTTTCTCTGACTTGCCGCGCATTGCTTCCACCAACGGGAAAGCGATGCCGAGTATGAGTGCCAAACGGAACGACGTCGCCCAATCGACATTTGCGGTTCCGCTCTGAACGAGATTCCAAAGCAGGGTGGCAATCGCGGTGACGGCGAATGCGATGATGAAGGTGACAACAAAATTAACGATCAGACTCTTGAGGTTCATGCAGACTCCTGATTTCACGAATTCCCAACGCCGCCGAGCCGCAATCAAACAAAATTAAACCGCGAATAGACGCCAATTAACGCGAGTAAAAAATTCGCGCTTATTCATGATAATTAGCGGTTTGTATTTTCTATGGCGAAAAAGCTCTGCCTCATCGCGTAGAAACTGGCTTGGCTTATGATGCGGACTTTAGCTTTAGTGAACAAAAATTCCCGCTATTATGCCATAAGTTTTTTCAGAATCACGGCCACGCGATGGCGCTCTTTGATCCGTTTGCCCCCAAAATAATAAATTCCCACAAACACCACGCCCAACAGAAAACCCGGGACCGTGACCCAAAACACCAAGCGGTCGGTTAAATGCCGAAGCGTGTAGAAGATCGTCACCAAAATCACCACGCCCCCGAGCACCAACGCCAAATTCGAAAGCAGCCATTCCAACGGGCGGCGGCGTTGTTCCCACGCAAGAAGATCACGGACGAAATCTTGCTCGTCATTTTCTAATTTCGTGTTCATCGCTTTTTCTCCAAAGTCTACCAAATTGTACACATAACAAAATCACGGGAAGATTCTTCTCTTTGTTCAAATTGAGCAGAACTGACAAACCCATTCCGGCGTTTTTCCCGATTCTTCCAAATACTTGGGTCTCAGCGGAAAACCCCAGCACGGGTTCGAAGTCATACAAATAGTCGCCATGGTGACGATTACCCTCCACCCTCCCGGCGCCTACGGCAATAGAAAATGCACCTTTTTCGCCTCTTCTGCCAATTCCGTACAGCACGCTGAACTCTGTTCCAACTTCCGAGCTTTCCACGTTGTAAGCCGTGGCGCCGTGAAACGAAAAGAGGTGCAAGCCGAACTGGCTAGTTAGACCCAACCCATAAGCTCCGCCGAAACCCGTGCCACCGACTCCGAGATTCAACCAAAAGAAACTCCTCCGCTCCTGAGATTGGGCGTAGCTCACACTGCTTGCGCCAAGAGAAAAGAGCGCGATCACCGCCAGAAGTGCGGCTGAATGATGAAATTCACGTTTCATGAGCTTGCCATCGTGTCAACAAATTCACTTGTCACCTGGCCCGGCTGCCGCTAGGTTCAGGGCAAATTCTGAGGTGTTGCCTTCGGCATCGGTCGCAGTCGCGGTAATCAAGGTGCCGGGCGCAACCGGTGGCAATGTCGCCGTGAATTTCCCTTGTGGATTCGGTCGAGCACTGCCCAAATAAATCGCGCCTTCGCCATAGCCCGAGGGATCGCCGCCCGGATTGGGAACGGGGTTCGCAAAGAATTCGATAGTGACGCTTCGAGGATTGGGCGTATCAATCGTTCCCTTGACAATGAGCTTGCCGTTCGTCGCCTTCGCAGAAGTCAACACGGGAAAATTCATCAAATTGTTCGGGCCGGTATCGCCATCACCGGGGTCATTGGGCGTAACGCCGTCCTGACAGCAGTAATCGACTGCCAGATCAATGCCTAAC includes these proteins:
- a CDS encoding phosphate butyryltransferase → MILANFSELRQQAQQHGPKRVAVVMADDEVALSALAQAAALQIATPVLIGEEARIREKLAHVAESSSLRHAVFVPAPDARAAAQTAVALCRNGEADMLLKGHLRTDQLLHAVLDKQSGLRTGRLLSDVLLYEDMLSGVRRLVGITDGGINVLPTLAQKKQIIQNAVLVMHALGFARPHIALMSATEAVTEAVPSTIEAQALSNLAAKGELGECEVFGPLALDNALLESAAQAKGIVSPVAGHAEVMVVPNIEAGNLLGKAVKYLGGSPCAHVVVGAQVPILIPSRVESAEDKLNAVALGVIVCSRL